Proteins encoded within one genomic window of Desulfovibrio sp. X2:
- the ftsH gene encoding ATP-dependent zinc metalloprotease FtsH: MNNVTKNLILWITISLVMVVLFNLFNQPHASETKLAYSDFIQAVEKGQVVSVKIQGDQITGSLGDNKRFITYAPNDPGLVDKLLQNKVQVNAEPAENVPWYMSLLINWFPMLLIIGVWIFFMRQMQGGGGGRGGAMSFGRSRAKMMTQEQTKVTFADVAGVDEAKEELTEIVEFLSNPKKFTRLGGRIPKGVLLVGPPGTGKTLMARAVAGEAGVPFFSISGSDFVEMFVGVGAARVRDLFTQGKKNAPCLIFIDEIDAVGRQRGAGLGGGHDEREQTLNQMLVEMDGFESNEGVILIAATNRPDVLDPALLRPGRFDRQVVVPTPDLRGRARILQVHTRRTPLAPQVDLSVIARGTPGFSGADLENLVNEAALHAAKLNKNEVDMPDFEEAKDKVLMGKERRSIILSEEEKRVTAYHEAGHALAAKLLPGTDPVHKVTIIPRGMALGLTQQLPVDDRHGYSKPYLMNQLVVLLGGRVAEELFLDEITTGASNDIERASKMARRMVRNFGMSDKLGPLAFGDSSEQVFLGKELIHNRDYSEDTARLIDSEVRRFIDEAHEKARVLLSEHSEAMHKISAALLERETISGADIDLIMDGKELPPMAKPGTNGDGDSGQGSGPKASDSGSNAASASGSNDAPKASPRLGGQPEHPGEDASGGLSWPDEDDDKKVH; encoded by the coding sequence GTGAACAACGTCACCAAGAATCTTATCCTCTGGATCACCATCTCGCTGGTCATGGTGGTTCTCTTCAATCTTTTCAACCAGCCCCACGCCAGCGAGACCAAGCTGGCCTACAGCGACTTCATCCAGGCCGTGGAAAAGGGCCAGGTCGTGTCCGTGAAGATCCAGGGCGACCAGATCACAGGCAGCCTGGGCGACAACAAGCGCTTCATCACCTACGCGCCCAACGATCCGGGGCTGGTGGACAAGCTCCTGCAGAACAAGGTGCAGGTCAACGCCGAGCCGGCGGAGAACGTGCCCTGGTACATGAGCCTGCTCATCAACTGGTTCCCCATGCTGCTCATCATCGGCGTCTGGATCTTCTTCATGCGCCAGATGCAGGGCGGCGGGGGAGGGCGCGGCGGGGCCATGTCCTTCGGACGCTCGCGGGCCAAGATGATGACCCAGGAGCAGACCAAGGTCACCTTCGCCGACGTGGCGGGCGTGGACGAGGCCAAGGAGGAGCTGACCGAGATCGTCGAGTTCCTCTCCAACCCCAAGAAGTTCACCCGCCTGGGCGGACGCATCCCCAAGGGCGTCCTGCTCGTGGGCCCTCCGGGGACCGGTAAGACCCTCATGGCCCGCGCCGTGGCGGGAGAGGCGGGCGTGCCGTTCTTCTCCATCTCCGGCTCGGACTTCGTGGAGATGTTCGTCGGCGTGGGCGCGGCCCGCGTGCGCGACCTCTTCACCCAGGGCAAGAAGAACGCCCCGTGCCTCATCTTCATCGACGAGATCGACGCCGTGGGCCGCCAGCGCGGCGCGGGCCTGGGCGGCGGGCACGACGAGCGCGAGCAGACCCTGAACCAGATGCTCGTGGAGATGGACGGCTTCGAGTCCAACGAGGGCGTCATCCTCATCGCGGCCACCAACAGGCCCGACGTGCTCGATCCCGCGCTGCTGCGCCCCGGCCGCTTCGACCGCCAGGTCGTGGTGCCCACGCCGGACCTGCGCGGCCGCGCCCGCATCCTGCAGGTGCACACCCGCCGCACGCCGCTCGCTCCCCAGGTGGACCTGAGCGTCATCGCCCGCGGCACGCCCGGCTTCTCCGGCGCGGACCTGGAGAACCTGGTCAACGAGGCGGCGCTGCATGCCGCGAAGCTCAACAAAAACGAAGTCGACATGCCCGATTTCGAGGAAGCCAAGGACAAGGTGCTCATGGGCAAGGAGCGCCGCTCCATCATCCTCTCCGAGGAGGAGAAGCGCGTCACGGCCTACCACGAGGCCGGCCACGCCCTGGCAGCCAAGCTGCTGCCCGGCACCGACCCCGTGCACAAGGTGACCATCATCCCGCGCGGCATGGCGCTCGGCCTCACGCAGCAGCTGCCTGTGGACGACCGCCACGGCTACTCCAAGCCTTACCTCATGAACCAGCTCGTGGTCCTGCTCGGCGGCCGCGTGGCCGAGGAGCTCTTCCTCGACGAGATAACCACCGGCGCCTCCAACGACATCGAGCGCGCCTCCAAGATGGCCCGGCGCATGGTGCGCAACTTCGGCATGAGCGACAAGCTCGGCCCCCTGGCCTTCGGCGACAGCTCGGAGCAGGTCTTCCTGGGCAAGGAGCTGATCCACAACCGCGACTACTCCGAGGACACCGCCCGGCTCATCGACTCCGAGGTGCGCCGCTTCATCGACGAGGCCCACGAGAAGGCCCGCGTGCTGCTCAGTGAGCACAGCGAGGCCATGCACAAGATCTCCGCGGCCCTGCTGGAGCGCGAGACCATCTCCGGAGCGGACATCGACCTGATCATGGACGGCAAGGAACTGCCGCCTATGGCCAAGCCGGGGACCAACGGCGACGGGGATTCGGGCCAGGGCTCCGGCCCCAAGGCGTCCGATTCGGGATCGAACGCGGCCTCCGCCTCCGGCTCGAACGACGCGCCCAAGGCTTCTCCCCGTCTCGGGGGCCAGCCCGAGCACCCGGGCGAGGACGCCTCGGGAGGCCTCTCCTGGCCCGACGAGGACGACGACAAGAAAGTCCACTAG
- a CDS encoding argininosuccinate synthase, translated as MSTIKKVVLAYSGGLDTSVILKWIANTYDCEVVTFTADLGQNEDLSGVEKRALATGACNAYVEDLREEFARDFIFPMLRAGAIYEGRYLLGTSIARPLISKRLVEIALDEGAQAIAHGATGKGNDQVRFELSAAALAPGLKCIAPWREWDMKSRTDLVNYAKANEIPVTVTKAKPYSCDGNLLHLSFEGGELEDPWEEGGPHTHSMTVPPEEAPNEPQVIMIDFEKGDPVALNGKPLSPAKLIAELNRLGGKHGIGRIDMVENRFVGMKSRGVYETPGGTILHAAHRDLEALCLDREVMHMRDSLIQRYAEMVYYGFWFSPERECLQAMMDKAQERVSGTVRLKLYKGNVYPMGRKSPNSLYNTELVTFEEDRVYDQRDAAGFIRLQGLRIRGYKKLG; from the coding sequence ATGAGCACCATCAAGAAGGTCGTGCTGGCCTATTCGGGCGGCCTGGACACGTCGGTCATCCTCAAATGGATCGCCAACACCTACGACTGCGAGGTCGTCACCTTCACCGCGGACCTCGGCCAGAACGAGGACCTCTCGGGCGTGGAGAAGCGCGCCCTGGCCACGGGGGCCTGCAATGCCTACGTGGAGGACCTGCGCGAGGAGTTCGCGCGCGACTTCATCTTCCCCATGCTGCGCGCGGGCGCCATCTACGAGGGCCGCTACCTGCTCGGCACCTCCATCGCCCGGCCGCTGATCTCCAAGCGCCTGGTGGAGATCGCCCTGGACGAGGGCGCCCAGGCCATCGCCCACGGCGCCACGGGCAAGGGCAACGACCAGGTGCGCTTCGAGCTCTCCGCTGCCGCCCTGGCCCCGGGCCTCAAGTGCATCGCCCCCTGGCGCGAGTGGGACATGAAGTCCCGCACCGACCTCGTGAACTACGCCAAGGCCAACGAGATCCCCGTGACCGTGACCAAGGCCAAGCCCTATTCCTGCGACGGCAACCTGCTGCACCTCTCCTTCGAGGGCGGTGAGCTGGAGGACCCCTGGGAAGAGGGCGGACCGCACACCCATTCCATGACCGTGCCGCCCGAGGAGGCTCCGAACGAGCCCCAGGTGATCATGATCGACTTCGAGAAGGGCGATCCCGTCGCCCTGAACGGCAAGCCCCTGTCCCCGGCCAAGCTCATCGCGGAGCTGAACAGGCTCGGCGGCAAGCACGGCATCGGCCGCATCGACATGGTGGAGAACCGCTTCGTGGGCATGAAGTCGCGCGGCGTCTACGAGACGCCCGGCGGCACCATCCTGCACGCCGCGCACCGCGACCTGGAGGCCCTGTGCCTGGACCGCGAGGTCATGCACATGCGCGACTCCCTCATCCAGCGCTACGCCGAGATGGTCTACTACGGCTTCTGGTTCTCGCCCGAGCGCGAGTGCCTGCAGGCCATGATGGACAAGGCCCAGGAGCGCGTCTCCGGCACGGTGCGCCTGAAGCTCTACAAGGGCAACGTCTACCCGATGGGCCGCAAGTCGCCCAACTCGCTCTACAACACGGAGCTCGTCACCTTCGAGGAGGACCGCGTCTACGACCAGCGTGACGCGGCGGGCTTCATCCGTCTGCAGGGCCTGCGCATCCGCGGCTACAAGAAGCTGGGGTAG
- the folP gene encoding dihydropteroate synthase: MITWTIKGGTVLGPAPHIICGIVNVTPDSFYDGGRHASAEAAAAQGRRLAAEGAAVLDVGGESTRPGSEAVDEETEISRVLPVVRALAPLSPDAAVSVDTTKAAVAVACLAAGAAIINDVSACRFDPALTDVLAQHKPGYVLMHAQGEPRTMQDDPRYGDVVADLKAFFAGHLGRLVRAGLPEDRIVLDPGIGFGKTLEHNLEILRRIEEFMEFGRPVYMALSNKSLFGRLLGFGPDERQEATRIASALLQARGVRIHRLHEVAPAVAALRLAEAMRPGGE; this comes from the coding sequence ATGATCACCTGGACGATCAAGGGGGGGACGGTCCTTGGACCGGCCCCCCATATCATTTGCGGCATCGTCAACGTCACGCCGGACTCGTTCTACGACGGCGGGCGCCATGCCTCTGCCGAGGCCGCCGCGGCCCAGGGCCGCCGCCTGGCCGCCGAGGGCGCGGCCGTGCTCGACGTGGGCGGCGAGTCCACGCGGCCCGGTTCCGAGGCCGTGGACGAGGAAACCGAGATATCCCGCGTCCTGCCCGTGGTCCGGGCCCTGGCGCCTCTCTCCCCGGATGCCGCGGTCTCCGTGGACACCACCAAGGCCGCCGTGGCCGTGGCCTGCCTCGCCGCGGGCGCAGCCATCATAAACGACGTCTCGGCCTGCCGCTTCGATCCCGCGCTCACGGACGTGCTCGCGCAGCACAAGCCCGGCTATGTGCTCATGCACGCGCAGGGCGAGCCGCGCACCATGCAGGACGATCCCCGCTACGGAGACGTGGTCGCGGACCTCAAGGCATTCTTCGCCGGACATCTGGGCCGCCTCGTGCGCGCCGGGCTGCCCGAGGACCGCATCGTGCTCGATCCAGGCATCGGCTTCGGCAAGACGCTCGAGCACAACCTGGAGATCCTGCGCCGCATCGAGGAGTTCATGGAATTCGGCAGGCCCGTGTACATGGCCCTGTCCAACAAGAGCCTCTTCGGCAGGCTCCTCGGCTTCGGCCCCGACGAGCGCCAGGAGGCCACGCGCATCGCGAGCGCGCTTCTGCAGGCGCGCGGCGTGCGCATCCACCGCCTGCACGAGGTCGCTCCGGCCGTGGCCGCCCTGCGCCTGGCCGAGGCCATGCGTCCGGGCGGAGAGTAG
- the argH gene encoding argininosuccinate lyase: MAGGKLWGGRFSRGTDALVEEYTESVSYDRALYAADVAGSKAHARMLARVGVLTGAEAEAICGGLDAVKAEIEAGTFEFRTDREDVHMNIEARLTELIGEAGKKLHTGRSRNDQIGLDFRIHIAARVNAWVAGLRRLIGVLAARAAEHKETLLPGCTHFQPAQPVSLAHHLLAYAFMFKRDVERLEGALDRVLVSPLGAAALAGTTYPVDPAFVADELGFRGVFSNSMDAVADRDYVLEPLFDASLVMAHLSRMCEEIIIWANPAFGFVRLPDGYATGSSIMPQKKNPDVAELMRGKTGRVYGSLFALLTTLKGLPLAYNRDLQEDKEPFFDADRTVTLSLACMAGMMEEMGFVPEAMARALKKGFLNATELADYLVGKGLPFREAHHVTGRAVAHAEERGLGLEDFSLDELKTFSPLVGEDVYTVLDYATAVARRATPGATGPASVAAQLDALACWLGATGDGS, encoded by the coding sequence ATGGCAGGCGGCAAGCTCTGGGGCGGGCGTTTCTCCCGCGGCACCGACGCCCTGGTCGAGGAGTACACCGAGTCCGTCAGCTACGACCGCGCGCTCTACGCCGCGGACGTGGCCGGCTCCAAGGCCCACGCGCGCATGCTCGCGCGCGTGGGGGTGCTCACCGGCGCGGAGGCCGAGGCCATCTGCGGGGGGCTGGACGCGGTCAAGGCCGAGATCGAGGCCGGGACCTTCGAGTTCCGCACGGACCGCGAGGACGTGCACATGAACATCGAGGCCAGGCTCACCGAGCTCATCGGCGAAGCGGGCAAGAAGCTGCACACCGGTCGCAGCCGCAACGACCAGATAGGCCTGGACTTCCGCATCCACATCGCCGCCCGCGTGAACGCCTGGGTGGCGGGGCTGAGGCGCCTGATCGGCGTGCTGGCCGCGCGCGCCGCCGAGCACAAGGAGACGCTCCTGCCCGGCTGCACCCATTTCCAGCCCGCCCAGCCCGTGAGCCTCGCGCACCACCTGCTGGCCTACGCCTTCATGTTCAAGCGCGACGTGGAGCGGCTCGAAGGGGCGCTCGACCGCGTGCTCGTCTCCCCGCTCGGCGCGGCCGCCCTGGCGGGCACCACCTATCCGGTGGACCCGGCCTTCGTGGCGGACGAGCTCGGCTTCCGCGGCGTCTTTTCCAACAGCATGGACGCCGTGGCCGACCGCGACTACGTGCTCGAGCCGCTGTTCGACGCCTCGCTGGTCATGGCCCACCTCTCGCGCATGTGCGAGGAGATCATCATCTGGGCCAACCCGGCCTTCGGCTTCGTGCGCCTGCCCGACGGCTACGCCACGGGCTCGAGCATCATGCCCCAGAAGAAGAACCCGGACGTGGCCGAGCTCATGCGCGGCAAGACCGGCCGGGTCTACGGCTCGCTCTTCGCGCTCCTGACCACGCTCAAGGGCCTGCCCCTGGCCTACAACCGGGACCTGCAGGAGGACAAGGAGCCGTTCTTCGACGCCGACCGCACCGTGACCCTCTCCCTGGCCTGCATGGCCGGGATGATGGAGGAGATGGGCTTCGTGCCCGAGGCCATGGCGCGCGCGCTCAAGAAAGGATTCCTGAACGCCACCGAGCTCGCCGACTACCTCGTGGGCAAGGGCCTTCCCTTCCGCGAGGCGCACCACGTCACCGGCCGGGCCGTGGCCCACGCCGAGGAACGCGGCCTCGGACTCGAGGATTTTTCCCTGGACGAGCTCAAGACGTTCTCCCCGCTGGTGGGCGAGGACGTGTACACGGTGCTCGACTACGCCACGGCCGTGGCGCGCCGCGCCACGCCCGGCGCGACCGGTCCGGCCAGCGTGGCCGCGCAGCTCGACGCCCTGGCCTGCTGGCTGGGCGCCACAGGAGACGGCAGCTGA
- the cdaA gene encoding diadenylate cyclase CdaA, translating to MLDTSQFSWREILDIGLVAIIYYRLILLFKGTRAVPVIYGLVLVLVLYYLSGEIGLYTLNWFLANFLGSIFLVIIILFQSDIRKALSELGEHRFRLRKAVAGEVLSEVLDALTTMAKTRTGALVVFEKRVPLGDVIEKGVEIGAKVTTELLLTIFHHNTPLHDGAVIIRGDRIAAASCILPLTHDATLSTAFGTRHRAAIGLSEETDAVILVVSEERGEISLVNRGRIYYGLTESALQGKVTEALES from the coding sequence ATGCTTGACACCTCGCAGTTTTCCTGGCGGGAAATACTTGATATCGGCCTCGTGGCCATCATCTATTACCGCCTCATCCTGCTCTTCAAGGGCACCAGGGCCGTGCCGGTCATCTACGGCCTGGTGCTCGTCCTCGTCCTCTACTATCTCTCCGGCGAGATAGGGCTCTACACGCTCAACTGGTTCCTGGCGAACTTCCTGGGCTCCATCTTCCTGGTGATCATCATCCTCTTTCAGAGCGACATCAGGAAGGCCCTCTCGGAGCTCGGCGAGCATCGCTTCCGGCTGCGCAAGGCCGTGGCGGGCGAGGTTCTCTCCGAGGTCCTGGACGCGCTCACGACCATGGCCAAGACGCGCACCGGCGCCCTGGTCGTCTTCGAGAAGCGCGTGCCCCTGGGCGACGTCATCGAGAAGGGAGTGGAGATCGGCGCCAAGGTGACCACAGAGCTTCTGCTGACCATCTTCCACCACAACACGCCCCTGCACGACGGCGCGGTCATCATCCGCGGCGACAGGATCGCGGCCGCCAGCTGCATCCTGCCGCTCACGCACGACGCCACGCTGTCCACGGCCTTCGGCACCAGGCACCGCGCGGCCATCGGCCTCTCCGAGGAGACCGACGCAGTGATCCTGGTGGTCAGCGAGGAACGGGGCGAGATCTCCCTGGTCAACAGGGGGCGCATCTACTACGGGCTGACCGAATCCGCGCTGCAGGGCAAGGTCACGGAAGCCCTGGAGAGCTAG
- the argF gene encoding ornithine carbamoyltransferase: MMRNFLTILDLSRDEAHALVRRADEMKRTRQRSDLLAGKTLVLVFEKASTRTRLSFEMAVRHLGGQTIFMTDRESQLGRSEPLKDTARVISRYADGLIVRTFGQEKLEELVRYASIPVVNALSDQFHPCQVMSDCLTMYERTPDLESLKVAWLGDGNNMARSFVNAAVRFGFELVLACPEGFTPEAELLDMARGKGAMVVLTDDPAEAVRHADYVNTDVWASMGQEHEQEDRAKVFGRFQLDDKLLSLAKPGCKVMHCLPAHRGEELTESVMEGPASIVWDQAENRLHMQKAILEWIYS; this comes from the coding sequence ATGATGCGCAATTTTCTGACCATCCTTGACCTGAGCCGCGACGAGGCCCACGCCCTGGTGCGCCGCGCCGACGAGATGAAGCGCACGCGCCAGCGCTCGGACCTGCTGGCCGGAAAGACCCTGGTGCTGGTCTTCGAGAAGGCCTCCACGCGCACGCGCCTGTCCTTCGAGATGGCCGTGCGCCATCTGGGCGGCCAGACCATCTTCATGACCGACCGCGAGTCGCAGCTCGGCCGCAGCGAGCCGCTGAAGGACACCGCGCGCGTGATCTCGCGCTACGCCGACGGCCTGATCGTGCGCACCTTCGGCCAGGAGAAGCTGGAGGAGCTGGTCCGCTACGCCTCCATCCCGGTGGTCAACGCCCTCTCCGACCAGTTCCACCCCTGCCAGGTCATGAGCGATTGCCTGACCATGTACGAGCGCACGCCGGACCTCGAGAGCCTCAAGGTGGCCTGGCTCGGCGACGGCAACAACATGGCCCGCTCGTTCGTGAACGCCGCGGTCCGGTTCGGCTTCGAGCTCGTCCTGGCCTGCCCCGAGGGCTTCACGCCCGAGGCGGAGCTTCTGGACATGGCGCGCGGCAAGGGCGCCATGGTGGTCCTCACGGACGATCCGGCCGAGGCCGTGCGCCATGCGGACTACGTGAACACTGACGTCTGGGCCTCCATGGGACAGGAGCACGAGCAGGAGGACAGGGCCAAGGTCTTCGGCCGCTTCCAGCTCGACGACAAGCTCCTCTCCCTGGCCAAGCCCGGCTGCAAGGTCATGCACTGCCTGCCCGCGCACCGCGGGGAGGAGCTGACCGAATCGGTCATGGAAGGCCCGGCGAGCATCGTCTGGGACCAGGCGGAGAACCGCCTGCACATGCAGAAAGCCATCCTTGAATGGATATATTCGTAA
- a CDS encoding aminoacetone oxidase family FAD-binding enzyme — translation MSPIFDLAVLGAGASGLFCALTAARRGRSVLLLDHLARPARKLRLSGGGRCNFTNMQLSAADYVGGNPHFPKSALARFGPWDAVALVEEFGLPWEEREQGRCFLRCGADRLADGLLGAARAAGVVFVFGAPVTAVEPGGPFVVRAGGEAHRAHRVVLALGGPSWKGSGGTRAAFDLARGLGLPVVSPRAALAPLAWAGEGGLEPVGLTGLSVRVALSWPDGASGGAIPAGSVTDELLFTHQGISGPAVLRASLRLAPGAALAADFLPGEEVAAVLAEASTKALVRNALCARFPARLAAALAGEAGETRVADLGKAALAKLAARLKNLPVMPAAAPGFERAEVTAGGVDTAALSSKDLSARALPGFYCIGEAVDVTGDLGGYNLHWAWASGHAAGSAA, via the coding sequence ATGAGCCCCATCTTCGATCTCGCCGTGCTCGGCGCCGGGGCCTCGGGCCTCTTCTGCGCGCTCACCGCGGCGCGGCGCGGGCGCAGCGTCCTGCTCCTCGACCACCTCGCCCGGCCCGCCCGCAAGCTCAGGCTCTCCGGCGGCGGCCGCTGCAACTTCACCAACATGCAGCTCTCGGCCGCGGACTACGTCGGCGGCAACCCCCATTTCCCAAAGTCCGCCCTGGCCCGTTTCGGCCCCTGGGACGCCGTGGCCCTCGTGGAGGAGTTCGGCCTTCCCTGGGAGGAGCGCGAGCAGGGACGCTGCTTCCTGCGGTGCGGCGCCGATCGTCTGGCCGACGGCCTGCTCGGGGCCGCCCGCGCGGCGGGCGTGGTCTTCGTCTTCGGCGCGCCCGTCACGGCCGTGGAACCCGGCGGGCCTTTCGTCGTCCGCGCGGGCGGCGAAGCGCATCGCGCGCACCGCGTGGTCCTGGCGCTCGGCGGCCCCTCGTGGAAGGGCTCGGGCGGAACACGTGCCGCCTTCGACCTGGCCCGGGGCCTCGGCCTGCCCGTGGTCTCGCCGCGCGCGGCGCTGGCGCCCCTGGCCTGGGCAGGGGAAGGGGGCCTTGAGCCCGTCGGGCTCACCGGCCTTTCCGTTCGGGTCGCGCTCTCCTGGCCCGACGGCGCGTCGGGCGGCGCGATCCCGGCCGGAAGCGTCACCGACGAACTGCTCTTCACCCACCAGGGAATCTCCGGCCCGGCCGTGCTGCGCGCCTCGCTGCGCCTCGCGCCCGGGGCCGCGCTCGCGGCCGACTTCCTGCCCGGTGAGGAGGTTGCCGCAGTGCTCGCCGAGGCGAGCACCAAGGCCCTGGTGCGCAACGCCCTGTGCGCCCGTTTTCCCGCCCGCCTGGCCGCGGCCCTGGCCGGAGAGGCGGGGGAGACGCGCGTGGCCGACCTCGGGAAGGCCGCGCTCGCGAAGCTCGCCGCGCGCCTGAAGAACCTTCCGGTGATGCCCGCGGCCGCCCCCGGCTTCGAGCGGGCCGAGGTCACGGCGGGCGGCGTGGACACTGCCGCGCTGTCCTCCAAGGACCTCTCCGCCCGGGCGCTGCCCGGTTTTTATTGCATCGGCGAGGCCGTGGACGTGACCGGCGACCTGGGCGGTTACAACCTGCACTGGGCCTGGGCCAGCGGCCATGCCGCGGGCTCGGCGGCCTGA
- a CDS encoding YbbR-like domain-containing protein: MRNNWQYMILALVLAVISWYLVSGRERVETWIEVPVVTTNTPKGLVVLDGVPAKLEVRIRGPRGLVRTVNAADLTYILNLSGIQAGENNITLNSSNVPLSGALSPLEIKPARLTVTADALVSKTVPVRPDWEGDLPSGWELKQASATPAEVKLTGPKSVLDGVSFVETKAWQVDPDSPNDISGRRPIKLPDGTESDPAQVGVHYVFGPRTVQLWARLAVEKPDSPANVVIAPGQVRVRLELPESLAQSEKFRKEIRVTLAPGTDFSSGRRDASLAFDLPRWTKVLEVRPDKVHLTIPKAAEARKAPASAAKPK; the protein is encoded by the coding sequence GTGCGCAACAACTGGCAATACATGATCCTGGCCCTGGTGCTGGCCGTGATCTCCTGGTACCTCGTCTCCGGCCGCGAACGGGTGGAGACCTGGATCGAGGTCCCGGTGGTGACCACGAACACGCCCAAGGGGCTCGTGGTGCTCGACGGCGTGCCAGCCAAGCTCGAGGTCCGCATCCGCGGGCCGCGCGGCCTGGTGCGCACCGTGAACGCCGCGGACCTGACCTACATCCTGAACCTTTCGGGCATCCAGGCGGGCGAGAACAACATCACCCTGAACAGCTCGAACGTCCCGCTGTCCGGGGCGCTCTCGCCCCTCGAGATCAAGCCCGCGCGCCTCACGGTCACGGCCGACGCCCTGGTCTCCAAGACCGTGCCCGTGCGCCCCGACTGGGAAGGCGACCTGCCTTCCGGCTGGGAGCTCAAGCAGGCCTCCGCCACTCCGGCGGAAGTGAAGCTCACAGGGCCGAAGAGCGTGCTTGACGGGGTGAGCTTCGTGGAGACCAAGGCCTGGCAGGTGGACCCGGACAGCCCGAACGACATCTCGGGCCGCAGGCCCATCAAGCTGCCGGACGGCACCGAGTCCGATCCCGCCCAGGTCGGCGTGCACTACGTCTTCGGCCCGCGCACCGTGCAGCTGTGGGCCCGCCTCGCGGTCGAGAAGCCCGACAGTCCGGCCAACGTGGTCATCGCGCCCGGACAGGTGCGTGTGCGCCTGGAGCTCCCGGAAAGCCTTGCGCAAAGCGAAAAATTCCGTAAGGAAATACGAGTCACCCTTGCGCCCGGAACCGACTTTTCGTCCGGCCGGAGGGACGCCTCGCTCGCTTTCGACCTGCCGCGCTGGACCAAGGTCCTGGAAGTGAGGCCCGACAAGGTCCATCTTACCATCCCCAAGGCGGCGGAAGCGCGCAAGGCGCCGGCATCCGCGGCGAAGCCCAAGTAA
- the ybeY gene encoding rRNA maturation RNase YbeY: protein MMIERAPGLLLPPDFPLAGPELEGLLAVLCEVLGLDGADFDLRLVDDVEMAAINAEHRGLRGPTNILSFPADDGPANGDPAPDEALAETAGDSGAEAVEGVIFIGDLVLSVDTLAREAFLYGQDPLEHTARLLAHGLLHLAGFDHGEEMDALTEAAVDAVSGTAADSGLSA from the coding sequence ATGATGATCGAGCGTGCTCCGGGGCTGCTTCTGCCCCCGGATTTCCCCCTGGCCGGGCCCGAACTCGAAGGACTGCTGGCCGTGCTCTGCGAGGTGCTCGGGCTGGACGGCGCCGACTTCGACCTGCGCCTCGTGGACGACGTGGAGATGGCCGCCATCAACGCCGAGCACCGCGGCCTGCGCGGCCCGACGAACATCCTGTCCTTTCCCGCGGACGACGGCCCCGCGAACGGCGATCCCGCGCCCGACGAGGCCCTTGCCGAGACGGCGGGGGACTCCGGAGCCGAGGCGGTGGAAGGCGTGATCTTCATCGGCGACCTCGTGCTTTCCGTGGACACCCTGGCGCGCGAGGCCTTCCTCTACGGCCAGGATCCCCTGGAGCACACGGCGCGCCTCCTGGCGCACGGCCTGCTGCACCTGGCGGGCTTCGACCACGGCGAGGAGATGGACGCGCTGACCGAGGCCGCGGTGGACGCCGTGTCCGGGACCGCGGCGGACAGCGGCCTTTCCGCCTAG